A region from the Manihot esculenta cultivar AM560-2 chromosome 13, M.esculenta_v8, whole genome shotgun sequence genome encodes:
- the LOC110629739 gene encoding protein CROWDED NUCLEI 4 isoform X4 has protein sequence MVFISMVEDAQKRYTDTEAKLHAAEALQAEASQHHRAAERKLQEVEAREDDLVRHISIFKADCDAKEKEIVLERQTLSERREVLQHEHERLLDGQALLNQREDYVASKSQELSCIEKELEASKASIEKELRDLNDRKSNLEVTVASLSQREEAVIEREALLNKREQDILALKEKLASKESEEIQKVIANHETILKTRKSEFEAEVEKNCKLVENQIEAKRRAWELREVDLRQREDMLNEREHDLEVQTRLLSDKEKDMADKINFLDEKERSLNAAERDSEMRRTLLQKEKEEINKIKLELQESLNSLEDKKKQVDCAKEKLENMRSETNELSLLGMKLKEEVDMVRAQKMELVAEEDRLKVEKAKFETEWELIDEKREEMRMEAERIDEERQAVCRLLKDERDSLSLEKETIREQHKRDVESVNHEREEFMKKMEYEHSEWFNKIQKEHSDFLLGIEMQKRELENSIEKRREEVESYLRGQEKAFEIEKKNELQHISSLREKAAKGLEEVALEIQKLDSERMEINLDRERRDKEWTVLNKSIEELKDQTQKLEKQRELLRAEREEVCAQIEHLKKMEDVKIMMDNMEVAKMQQSSMESSWQKISAIRYLRNHSSVKDTDLVSHERVDITNNGNGLDSPSLQKSGVASSPDSARFSWIKRCTELIFKSSLEKPLLKSDEKSLILNNDYANLTSAGKLDSSNGYHEQKLKSIESSGKRQPMRYTFSEPNVILEPPKDVIAKEELDEESEKKDDANEEIALSLSEHVIHAGKRRNSLSTDPHPDERQNNKRRNQHKGATVNLSIDANNPCVTSTQINAPENHHSTEGEAADDMVNADRIIKISEVTSEVTCDYCEVQDGGTDDH, from the exons ATGGTTTTCATTAG TATGGTTGAAGATGCACAAAAAAGGTACACTGATACTGAGGCAAAACTGCATGCTGCAGAAGCCTTACAAGCAGAAGCTAGCCAACATCATCGAGCTGCAGAAAGAAAACTCCAGGAAGTTGAGGCACGTGAAGATGATCTTGTGAGGCATATCAGCATTTTCAAAGCTGA TTGTGATGCAAAAGAGAAGGAGATTGTTCTTGAGAGACAAACTTTAAGTGAGAGACGGGAAGTTCTGCAGCACGAACATGAAAGGTTACTGGATGGACAAGCTTTGCTGAATCAGAGGGAGGATTATGTTGCCAGCAAATCTCAAGAGCTAAGTTGTATAGAAAAGGAGTTGGAGGCCTCAAAAGCAAGTATTGAGAAGGAACTTAGAGACTTGAATGACAGGAAATCCAACTTGGAGGTGACTGTGGCTTCCTTATCTCAAAGAGAAGAG GCTGTTATTGAGAGGGAAGCTCTACTAAACAAGAGAGAGCAAGATATACTtgctttaaaagaaaaattggcAAGCAAGGAATCT GAGGAAATTCAGAAGGTTATTGCTAATCATGAGACTATTCTGAAAACAAGGAAGTCGGAATTTGAAGCTGAAGTGGAGAAGAACTGCAAATTGGTGGAGAACCAAATTGAGGCCAAGAGACGAGCTTGGGAGTTGAGGGAAGTGGATCTTCGGCAGCGGGAGGACATGTTGAATGAAAGGGAACATGACTTAGAGGTTCAGACAAGGTTGTTAAGTGACAAAGAGAAAGATATGGCAGACAAGATAAattttcttgatgagaaagaaAGAAGTCTTAATGCTGCTGAAAGGGACAGTGAGATGAGAAGAACACTTctacagaaagaaaaagaagagattaACAAAATAAAGTTAGAACTCCAGGAGTCCTTGAATTCTTTGGAAGACAAGAAGAAACAAGTTGATTGTGCAAAGGAGAAACTAGAGAATATGAGAAGTGAAACAAATGAGCTCTCACTTTTGGGGATGAAACtcaaagaagaggttgataTGGTCAGGGCTCAGAAAATGGAGCTTGTGGCTGAAGAGGACAGATTGAAGGTTGAAAAGGCTAAGTTTGAAACTGAATGGGAGCTTATTGATGAGAAGAGGGAAGAAATGCGTATGGAAGCTGAACGTATAGACGAGGAGAGACAAGCTGTTTGTAGGTTACTCAAGGATGAGCGAGATAGCCTAAGTCTAGAGAAGGAAACAATTCGAGAACAACATAAACGTGATGTTGAGTCGGTTAACCATGAGCGGGAGGAATTCATGAAAAAGATGGAGTATGAGCATTCTGAGTGGTTCAACAAAATTCAGAAGGAACATTCAGATTTCTTGTTGGGTATTGAGATGCAGAAGAGAGAGCTGGAGAACAGTATAGAAAAAAGGCGTGAAGAGGTAGAAAGTTATTTAAGGGGTCAAGAGAAAGCCTTTGagattgaaaagaaaaatgaacTTCAACATATTAGTTCTCTCAGAGAGAAAGCAGCAAAAGGGTTGGAGGAGGTTGCTTTAGAAATACAGAAGCTTGATTCTGAGAGAATGGAGATAAATTTAGATCGTGAAAGAAGAGACAAGGAATGGACTGTGCTGAATAAATCCATTGAGGAACTTAAGGATCAGACTCAGAAATTAGAAAAACAGAGGGAACTATTACGTGCAGAAAGAGAGGAAGTTTGTGCTCAGATTGAACACCTGAAAAAAATGGAAGATGTGAAAATTATGATGGATAACATGGAAGTGGCTAAGATGCAACAGTCAAGCATGGAGTCTAGCTGGCAGAAAATTTCTGCAATAAGATATTTGAGAAATCACTCCTCTGTAAAAGATACTGATCTGGTTTCACATGAAAGAGTAGATATTACTAATAATGGAAATGGACTTGATTCTCCATCTTTGCAAAAATCAGGTGTTGCTTCATCCCCTGACTCTGCTCGTTTCTCTTGGATAAAACGTTGCACTGAACTGATATTCAAAAGTTCTCTGGAGAAGCCCCTCTTGAAGAGTGATGAAAAGTCTCTGATTTTGAATAATGATTATGCAAATTTAACATCTGCTGGCAAATTGGATTCTTCTAATGGATATCATGAACAAAAGCTTAAATCAATAGAGAGTTCTGGCAAGAGACAGCCTATGAGATACACTTTTAGTGAACCAAATGTGATACTTGAACCCCCTAAAGATGTAATTGCCAAGGAAGAACTTGATGAAGAATCTGAAAAAAAGGATGATGCTAATGAAGAGATTGCTCTCTCACTTTCTGAACATGTAATTCATGCTGGAAAGAGAAGGAACTCTCTTTCTACTGATCCACATCCTGATGAAAGACAGAACAATAAGAGGAGGAACCAACATAAAGGTGCTACTGTGAATTTATCCATAGATGCCAATAATCCCTG TGTAACTTCAACCCAGATCAATGCACCAGAGAATCACCATTCAACTGAAGGTGAAGCTGCTGATGACATGGTAAATGCAGATAGAatcatcaaaatttcagaagtgACTTCTGAAGTGACATGTGATTACTGTGAGGTTCAAGATGGAGGCACAGATGATCATTGA
- the LOC110629739 gene encoding protein CROWDED NUCLEI 4 isoform X5, translated as MVEDAQKRYTDTEAKLHAAEALQAEASQHHRAAERKLQEVEAREDDLVRHISIFKADCDAKEKEIVLERQTLSERREVLQHEHERLLDGQALLNQREDYVASKSQELSCIEKELEASKASIEKELRDLNDRKSNLEVTVASLSQREEAVIEREALLNKREQDILALKEKLASKESEEIQKVIANHETILKTRKSEFEAEVEKNCKLVENQIEAKRRAWELREVDLRQREDMLNEREHDLEVQTRLLSDKEKDMADKINFLDEKERSLNAAERDSEMRRTLLQKEKEEINKIKLELQESLNSLEDKKKQVDCAKEKLENMRSETNELSLLGMKLKEEVDMVRAQKMELVAEEDRLKVEKAKFETEWELIDEKREEMRMEAERIDEERQAVCRLLKDERDSLSLEKETIREQHKRDVESVNHEREEFMKKMEYEHSEWFNKIQKEHSDFLLGIEMQKRELENSIEKRREEVESYLRGQEKAFEIEKKNELQHISSLREKAAKGLEEVALEIQKLDSERMEINLDRERRDKEWTVLNKSIEELKDQTQKLEKQRELLRAEREEVCAQIEHLKKMEDVKIMMDNMEVAKMQQSSMESSWQKISAIRYLRNHSSVKDTDLVSHERVDITNNGNGLDSPSLQKSGVASSPDSARFSWIKRCTELIFKSSLEKPLLKSDEKSLILNNDYANLTSAGKLDSSNGYHEQKLKSIESSGKRQPMRYTFSEPNVILEPPKDVIAKEELDEESEKKDDANEEIALSLSEHVIHAGKRRNSLSTDPHPDERQNNKRRNQHKGATVNLSIDANNPCVTSTQINAPENHHSTEGEAADDMVNADRIIKISEVTSEVTCDYCEVQDGGTDDH; from the exons ATGGTTGAAGATGCACAAAAAAGGTACACTGATACTGAGGCAAAACTGCATGCTGCAGAAGCCTTACAAGCAGAAGCTAGCCAACATCATCGAGCTGCAGAAAGAAAACTCCAGGAAGTTGAGGCACGTGAAGATGATCTTGTGAGGCATATCAGCATTTTCAAAGCTGA TTGTGATGCAAAAGAGAAGGAGATTGTTCTTGAGAGACAAACTTTAAGTGAGAGACGGGAAGTTCTGCAGCACGAACATGAAAGGTTACTGGATGGACAAGCTTTGCTGAATCAGAGGGAGGATTATGTTGCCAGCAAATCTCAAGAGCTAAGTTGTATAGAAAAGGAGTTGGAGGCCTCAAAAGCAAGTATTGAGAAGGAACTTAGAGACTTGAATGACAGGAAATCCAACTTGGAGGTGACTGTGGCTTCCTTATCTCAAAGAGAAGAG GCTGTTATTGAGAGGGAAGCTCTACTAAACAAGAGAGAGCAAGATATACTtgctttaaaagaaaaattggcAAGCAAGGAATCT GAGGAAATTCAGAAGGTTATTGCTAATCATGAGACTATTCTGAAAACAAGGAAGTCGGAATTTGAAGCTGAAGTGGAGAAGAACTGCAAATTGGTGGAGAACCAAATTGAGGCCAAGAGACGAGCTTGGGAGTTGAGGGAAGTGGATCTTCGGCAGCGGGAGGACATGTTGAATGAAAGGGAACATGACTTAGAGGTTCAGACAAGGTTGTTAAGTGACAAAGAGAAAGATATGGCAGACAAGATAAattttcttgatgagaaagaaAGAAGTCTTAATGCTGCTGAAAGGGACAGTGAGATGAGAAGAACACTTctacagaaagaaaaagaagagattaACAAAATAAAGTTAGAACTCCAGGAGTCCTTGAATTCTTTGGAAGACAAGAAGAAACAAGTTGATTGTGCAAAGGAGAAACTAGAGAATATGAGAAGTGAAACAAATGAGCTCTCACTTTTGGGGATGAAACtcaaagaagaggttgataTGGTCAGGGCTCAGAAAATGGAGCTTGTGGCTGAAGAGGACAGATTGAAGGTTGAAAAGGCTAAGTTTGAAACTGAATGGGAGCTTATTGATGAGAAGAGGGAAGAAATGCGTATGGAAGCTGAACGTATAGACGAGGAGAGACAAGCTGTTTGTAGGTTACTCAAGGATGAGCGAGATAGCCTAAGTCTAGAGAAGGAAACAATTCGAGAACAACATAAACGTGATGTTGAGTCGGTTAACCATGAGCGGGAGGAATTCATGAAAAAGATGGAGTATGAGCATTCTGAGTGGTTCAACAAAATTCAGAAGGAACATTCAGATTTCTTGTTGGGTATTGAGATGCAGAAGAGAGAGCTGGAGAACAGTATAGAAAAAAGGCGTGAAGAGGTAGAAAGTTATTTAAGGGGTCAAGAGAAAGCCTTTGagattgaaaagaaaaatgaacTTCAACATATTAGTTCTCTCAGAGAGAAAGCAGCAAAAGGGTTGGAGGAGGTTGCTTTAGAAATACAGAAGCTTGATTCTGAGAGAATGGAGATAAATTTAGATCGTGAAAGAAGAGACAAGGAATGGACTGTGCTGAATAAATCCATTGAGGAACTTAAGGATCAGACTCAGAAATTAGAAAAACAGAGGGAACTATTACGTGCAGAAAGAGAGGAAGTTTGTGCTCAGATTGAACACCTGAAAAAAATGGAAGATGTGAAAATTATGATGGATAACATGGAAGTGGCTAAGATGCAACAGTCAAGCATGGAGTCTAGCTGGCAGAAAATTTCTGCAATAAGATATTTGAGAAATCACTCCTCTGTAAAAGATACTGATCTGGTTTCACATGAAAGAGTAGATATTACTAATAATGGAAATGGACTTGATTCTCCATCTTTGCAAAAATCAGGTGTTGCTTCATCCCCTGACTCTGCTCGTTTCTCTTGGATAAAACGTTGCACTGAACTGATATTCAAAAGTTCTCTGGAGAAGCCCCTCTTGAAGAGTGATGAAAAGTCTCTGATTTTGAATAATGATTATGCAAATTTAACATCTGCTGGCAAATTGGATTCTTCTAATGGATATCATGAACAAAAGCTTAAATCAATAGAGAGTTCTGGCAAGAGACAGCCTATGAGATACACTTTTAGTGAACCAAATGTGATACTTGAACCCCCTAAAGATGTAATTGCCAAGGAAGAACTTGATGAAGAATCTGAAAAAAAGGATGATGCTAATGAAGAGATTGCTCTCTCACTTTCTGAACATGTAATTCATGCTGGAAAGAGAAGGAACTCTCTTTCTACTGATCCACATCCTGATGAAAGACAGAACAATAAGAGGAGGAACCAACATAAAGGTGCTACTGTGAATTTATCCATAGATGCCAATAATCCCTG TGTAACTTCAACCCAGATCAATGCACCAGAGAATCACCATTCAACTGAAGGTGAAGCTGCTGATGACATGGTAAATGCAGATAGAatcatcaaaatttcagaagtgACTTCTGAAGTGACATGTGATTACTGTGAGGTTCAAGATGGAGGCACAGATGATCATTGA